In a genomic window of Anoxybacter fermentans:
- a CDS encoding carbohydrate ABC transporter permease codes for MGSKTAYSSKTMTNIYMIRRRRWANVGAVYLLLLIFSIGFMGPFLFAALSSLKDDPLEWPPRITVNQLKLSNWIAAYKLGKAGGGGGFFGAFAPGAVVPFEVTYKVAPGKEPVVPEVVIPRRIPGSAAAALLLKEFAADYAEVSEIKEVEREVLEDGSTLVTYRFEIRHTGDIVIDRLPLDITVPFKQIFVKGTLDPNRIERLGRVQSWDNITSGVIPYIFHNYHRVFSENYSRSTGKNLFMSWIFNSFYLAFVRVITTLLFASMAGYALARLKFAGKNTIFVFMLFSMMIPGQVTFISNYLVLRDGIFGISKLFGMDSLLNTYTGLIISGLVGASAVFIMKQFFEGLPVSLEESARIDGANTYQIFFKIMLPLAKPALGALTILTFQGVWNEFFWPLVVLTSPQDKFTLTLGLLNFRQTYAVAFDWGPMLAGAIISALPIIILFIVFQKYFIEGISFTGIKG; via the coding sequence ATGGGGAGTAAAACTGCTTATAGTTCAAAGACGATGACTAATATTTATATGATAAGGCGGCGAAGATGGGCCAATGTAGGGGCAGTTTATCTTTTGCTTTTGATCTTTTCTATAGGATTTATGGGACCATTTTTATTTGCTGCCCTTTCCAGTCTTAAAGATGACCCTTTAGAATGGCCGCCCAGAATTACAGTTAATCAGCTAAAGCTTTCGAACTGGATTGCTGCTTATAAGTTGGGGAAAGCCGGAGGGGGTGGAGGCTTTTTTGGGGCTTTTGCTCCAGGTGCAGTTGTTCCTTTTGAGGTAACTTATAAGGTGGCACCAGGTAAAGAACCTGTTGTTCCTGAAGTAGTCATTCCGCGACGGATTCCGGGAAGTGCTGCGGCTGCATTGCTGTTAAAAGAATTTGCTGCTGATTATGCAGAAGTAAGTGAGATTAAAGAAGTTGAGCGAGAGGTTTTAGAAGATGGATCAACTCTGGTCACTTATCGATTTGAAATTCGTCATACAGGAGATATTGTTATTGATAGATTACCTCTAGATATAACTGTTCCTTTCAAACAGATTTTTGTAAAGGGTACACTAGATCCAAATCGAATTGAGCGGTTAGGACGGGTGCAAAGTTGGGATAATATAACTTCAGGAGTAATTCCTTATATTTTCCATAATTATCATAGGGTATTTAGTGAGAATTATAGCCGGAGTACAGGAAAAAATCTTTTTATGTCCTGGATCTTTAACTCATTTTATTTAGCCTTTGTCCGGGTAATAACAACATTATTATTTGCTTCAATGGCAGGATATGCTCTGGCCCGTCTTAAATTTGCTGGTAAAAATACAATTTTTGTCTTTATGCTTTTTTCTATGATGATTCCTGGTCAGGTAACCTTTATTTCCAATTATCTGGTCTTGAGGGATGGAATATTTGGAATCTCAAAACTTTTTGGTATGGATAGTTTATTAAATACTTATACAGGTTTGATTATTTCAGGGTTGGTAGGAGCCAGTGCAGTTTTTATTATGAAACAGTTCTTTGAAGGACTACCAGTTAGCTTAGAAGAATCAGCAAGAATTGATGGTGCAAATACCTATCAAATTTTCTTTAAAATAATGCTGCCCCTGGCAAAACCGGCTTTAGGAGCATTAACTATTTTGACATTTCAAGGAGTATGGAATGAATTTTTCTGGCCATTAGTAGTACTAACTTCACCTCAAGATAAGTTTACCTTGACTTTAGGACTTTTAAATTTCCGACAGACATATGCAGTGGCCTTTGATTGGGGACCAATGCTTGCTGGAGCAATTATTTCTGCTCTGCCAATAATTATTCTCTTTATAGTATTCCAGAAGTATTTTATAGAGGGAATCAGCTTTACTGGAATCAAGGGATAA
- a CDS encoding glycoside hydrolase family 65 protein — translation MAIKYNHGKDEYHNWLVTETNFDPEYLRKIETIFTLGNGYMGVRAATEEHYIGESRGCYIAGLFDEFPGEVTELANIPDWLNVEIILAGERFDLTQGKVLAYQRILNLKDGQLIRDVEWQSPKGKRSRLIFKRFVSLDNIHVAGMQIKIIPLNYSGKVEIQSGLNGQVTNSGVQHFIEGDKRVFSEGNMYITCQTQESNIIMALAVHHRFFLENKELELEKRFKTDRRQLFLTSEYSVEEENEFVVEKFVAIYTGRDSEFLNLQGDQLKKEVVDRALKDVTNAAQLGYDELFNRHRNCWHKLWNQMDIKIDGPDFDQLAIRFAQFHLYQMTPVHDSRLSVAAKGLSGEGYKGHVFWDTEIFILPFFIYTFPQIARNLLFYRYHTLNGARKKACESGYKGAMYAWESAITGEETTPKWGGLDLKTGEQIRIWCGEIEQHITCDVAYAIWHYLQVTNDYDFMFNYGAEIFMETARFWASRVEYNEERDQYEINDVIGPDEYSEHVNNNAYTNYMVKWHLNKAIEIANWLKKDKPEVWREISKKINISDDELKDWQMKAEKIYVSHDEESGLIEQFDGFMEKKEIDITPFKGKVGAIAQHLSWEEIKESQVLKQADVVMLLYLLGNQFTQKEKKVNYEFYEPKTLHDSSLSPSIHAILAADIGDIKQAYKYFERASRIDLGENPKSSDAGLHAASLGGIWQAVVNGFGGVRVIDGELNINPRLPEKWEMIKFPLTWAGKKYEVEVSKRHIKIKSLDPGSNSLKLKINGQQYLLGANSELGINF, via the coding sequence ATGGCGATTAAGTATAATCACGGAAAAGATGAATATCATAACTGGTTAGTTACTGAAACAAATTTTGATCCTGAATATTTAAGAAAAATTGAAACTATATTTACTTTAGGAAATGGTTATATGGGTGTAAGGGCTGCTACAGAAGAACATTATATTGGTGAAAGTAGGGGTTGTTATATTGCTGGTTTATTTGATGAGTTTCCTGGTGAGGTTACAGAGCTAGCCAATATTCCTGACTGGTTAAATGTTGAAATAATATTGGCTGGGGAGAGGTTTGACTTAACTCAAGGTAAAGTTTTAGCATATCAGCGAATACTCAACTTAAAAGATGGTCAATTAATCAGGGATGTGGAATGGCAGAGCCCTAAAGGAAAGAGAAGTAGATTAATATTTAAAAGGTTTGTTTCATTGGATAATATACATGTGGCAGGTATGCAGATTAAGATAATCCCGCTAAATTATTCAGGCAAAGTCGAGATACAGTCGGGTTTAAATGGACAGGTGACCAATAGTGGTGTACAGCATTTTATTGAAGGAGATAAAAGAGTTTTTTCAGAAGGAAATATGTACATCACATGTCAGACTCAGGAGTCTAATATCATCATGGCTTTGGCTGTGCACCATAGGTTTTTTCTAGAAAATAAAGAGCTTGAACTTGAAAAGAGATTTAAAACTGACCGACGTCAGTTATTTTTAACCAGTGAATATAGTGTTGAAGAAGAAAATGAATTTGTGGTGGAGAAATTTGTTGCTATCTATACCGGTAGAGATTCTGAATTTTTGAATTTACAGGGGGATCAGCTAAAAAAAGAGGTTGTTGATAGAGCCCTTAAGGATGTTACAAATGCTGCACAGTTAGGGTATGATGAGCTTTTTAATCGTCACAGAAATTGTTGGCATAAATTGTGGAATCAGATGGATATTAAAATTGATGGGCCAGATTTTGATCAATTGGCAATAAGGTTTGCTCAGTTCCATTTGTATCAGATGACACCTGTTCATGATAGCAGGCTCAGTGTTGCTGCTAAGGGTTTATCAGGTGAAGGATATAAAGGGCATGTTTTCTGGGATACAGAAATATTTATTCTACCATTTTTTATCTATACATTCCCTCAAATTGCTAGAAATCTGCTTTTTTATCGTTATCATACTCTGAATGGAGCGCGGAAGAAAGCCTGTGAGTCCGGATATAAGGGAGCTATGTATGCCTGGGAAAGTGCTATTACCGGTGAAGAGACCACACCTAAGTGGGGTGGGCTGGATCTTAAAACCGGTGAACAAATTCGTATCTGGTGTGGAGAGATAGAACAGCATATTACCTGTGATGTTGCTTATGCTATCTGGCATTATTTGCAGGTTACAAATGACTATGACTTTATGTTCAATTACGGAGCCGAAATATTCATGGAAACTGCCCGTTTCTGGGCCAGCCGGGTCGAATATAATGAAGAACGTGATCAGTATGAAATCAATGATGTGATTGGCCCTGATGAATATAGTGAACATGTAAATAATAATGCTTATACCAATTATATGGTTAAATGGCACTTAAATAAAGCAATTGAGATCGCCAATTGGTTAAAGAAGGATAAACCAGAGGTATGGAGAGAGATATCTAAAAAAATAAATATTTCTGATGATGAATTAAAAGATTGGCAGATGAAAGCTGAGAAGATTTACGTAAGCCATGATGAAGAAAGCGGATTGATTGAGCAATTTGATGGATTTATGGAGAAAAAAGAGATAGATATAACTCCTTTTAAAGGTAAGGTAGGAGCTATTGCACAACACCTAAGCTGGGAAGAAATTAAAGAATCTCAGGTTTTGAAACAGGCGGATGTAGTAATGTTATTATATCTGTTAGGGAATCAATTTACTCAAAAAGAGAAAAAAGTTAATTACGAGTTTTATGAACCCAAAACTCTGCACGATTCTTCATTAAGCCCCAGTATCCATGCAATTTTGGCAGCAGATATAGGTGACATTAAACAGGCATATAAGTATTTTGAAAGAGCCAGTCGGATTGATTTAGGAGAAAATCCTAAAAGTAGTGATGCCGGTTTACATGCTGCTTCTTTAGGTGGTATCTGGCAGGCTGTTGTAAACGGTTTTGGCGGAGTAAGAGTAATTGATGGGGAGTTAAATATAAATCCGCGGCTTCCAGAAAAATGGGAAATGATAAAATTCCCTCTCACCTGGGCTGGGAAGAAATATGAGGTTGAAGTAAGTAAACGGCATATAAAAATTAAGAGTTTAGATCCAGGTAGTAACTCTTTAAAATTAAAAATTAATGGTCAGCAGTATTTATTAGGAGCTAATAGTGAACTTGGGATTAATTTTTAG
- a CDS encoding helix-turn-helix domain-containing protein: MDKYARKTKRFDKYLAKETVSKDYSKVARENGLSYTAVNNAVKKVVDPLIKQQVSKLSQLKAINIDEFAVLKRHKYGVSITDPINRELIDILPTHKKDDLINYFNC, from the coding sequence ATTGATAAATATGCCCGTAAAACCAAACGCTTTGATAAATATCTTGCTAAAGAAACTGTCAGCAAGGATTATTCTAAAGTTGCTAGAGAAAACGGGTTAAGTTATACAGCTGTTAATAATGCAGTTAAAAAAGTAGTTGACCCTCTCATTAAACAACAAGTTTCAAAACTTAGTCAATTAAAAGCCATCAATATCGATGAATTTGCAGTTTTAAAACGCCATAAATATGGAGTTAGCATTACAGATCCAATTAATCGGGAGTTAATTGACATTTTACCTACTCACAAAAAGGATGATTTAATTAACTACTTTAATTGTTAG
- a CDS encoding transposase family protein — MQDNNIIKFLDLPDIIATEIISTEDRYIFIAEAKKNHIVCPQCGNITNKIYDTKWQNIRDIPIRGKLVIIRPLKKDIVVLIVIKGVSLKNMKVLINMPVKPNALINILLKKLSARIILKLLEKTG; from the coding sequence ATGCAAGATAATAATATTATAAAATTTCTTGATTTGCCAGACATTATTGCAACTGAAATTATTTCAACGGAGGACAGATATATTTTTATTGCTGAAGCAAAGAAAAATCACATTGTGTGTCCTCAGTGTGGTAATATCACTAATAAAATCTATGATACAAAATGGCAAAATATTAGAGACATCCCCATAAGAGGTAAACTAGTAATCATTAGACCTCTAAAAAAAGATATCGTTGTCCTTATTGTCATAAAAGGGGTATCCCTGAAAAATATGAAAGTATTGATAAATATGCCCGTAAAACCAAACGCTTTGATAAATATCTTGCTAAAGAAACTGTCAGCAAGGATTATTCTAAAGTTGCTAGAGAAAACGGGTTAA